One Thermodesulfobacteriota bacterium genomic window carries:
- the holB gene encoding DNA polymerase III subunit delta', which translates to MVERLSGVLGQERAVGLLKRYISAGAVPQGLLFTGEEGIGKEKAARAFAAALLCREPGEDGACGVCPDCRLLASSSHPNFLFIAPETQFLRIDEIRALQEELSLKAFSDRPRAAILCPADRMTPQASNALLKTLEEPPPETHLLLVAHRIAAMMPTIVSRCQKVPFFPLPAGTAAEILSGHPDAAGASPALLRLACAVSGGSPGRALALLPGLSEERERWLSLFAKPSPREALELAESYKGDGDEPGRLAAPLALARDLALLSSGGGTDIMNEDLREQLSAAAALPPPGGWDAAFRTLLAISRMPPQPQKRLMLEAFFFGLRRKG; encoded by the coding sequence ATGGTAGAGCGCCTCTCGGGCGTTCTCGGGCAGGAACGGGCCGTCGGCCTCCTGAAAAGGTACATCTCCGCCGGGGCGGTCCCCCAGGGGCTGCTGTTCACAGGCGAGGAAGGGATCGGCAAGGAGAAGGCCGCGCGGGCGTTCGCGGCCGCCCTGCTCTGCCGGGAGCCGGGGGAGGACGGCGCATGCGGGGTATGCCCCGACTGCCGGCTGCTCGCTTCCTCGTCCCACCCCAACTTCCTGTTCATCGCGCCGGAGACGCAGTTCCTGCGGATCGACGAGATCCGCGCGCTCCAGGAGGAGCTGTCCCTCAAGGCGTTCTCCGACCGGCCCCGCGCGGCGATCCTCTGCCCCGCGGACCGGATGACGCCCCAGGCTTCCAACGCGCTCCTCAAGACGCTCGAGGAGCCGCCGCCGGAGACGCACCTCCTCCTGGTCGCCCACCGGATCGCCGCGATGATGCCGACGATCGTATCCCGCTGCCAGAAGGTCCCGTTCTTTCCCCTTCCCGCCGGAACGGCGGCGGAGATCCTCTCCGGCCACCCGGACGCGGCCGGCGCCTCCCCCGCCCTGCTCCGGCTGGCGTGCGCCGTGTCGGGCGGCAGCCCCGGCCGCGCCCTGGCGCTCCTGCCGGGATTGTCGGAAGAACGGGAGCGGTGGCTGTCGCTGTTCGCGAAGCCATCTCCCCGGGAGGCGCTCGAGCTGGCGGAGTCCTACAAGGGGGACGGCGACGAGCCGGGGCGGCTGGCCGCTCCGCTGGCGCTGGCGCGGGACCTGGCCCTCTTATCTTCCGGAGGGGGAACGGATATAATGAACGAGGATCTGCGGGAGCAGCTCTCCGCGGCGGCGGCTTTGCCTCCCCCCGGGGGATGGGACGCGGCGTTCCGGACGCTCCTCGCGATCTCCCGGATGCCTCCCCAGCCCCAGAAGAGGCTGATGCTGGAGGCGTTTTTCTTCGGATTGCGTAGAAAAGGATGA
- the ricT gene encoding regulatory iron-sulfur-containing complex subunit RicT has protein sequence MDIAGIRLRGVCKVFHFDCTDVPLAKGDYAVVQTERGVSLGRVVQRVDGFARKNPKTPLNKVIRIASAEDLAAHQENARRETDAAAFCAKRIAERGLPMKLVRAEYLLDRSKVIFYFTADGRIDFRELVKDMAHELRTRIEMRQIGVRDESRVVGGVGPCGKELCCATFLADFEPITVKMAKDQKLSLNPAKLSGVCGRLMCCLIYEHTSYARQRCETCAAHGPEVSEPAAAEMDEGEELAALLTEDEEGTP, from the coding sequence ATGGATATCGCAGGAATACGCCTTCGGGGCGTCTGCAAGGTTTTCCACTTCGACTGCACGGATGTACCTCTCGCGAAGGGCGACTACGCGGTGGTGCAGACCGAGCGCGGGGTATCGCTCGGGCGCGTCGTCCAGCGGGTTGACGGCTTCGCCCGGAAGAATCCCAAGACCCCCTTAAACAAGGTGATCCGGATCGCGTCTGCGGAGGACCTGGCGGCCCACCAGGAAAACGCCCGCCGGGAGACGGACGCCGCGGCGTTCTGCGCGAAGCGGATCGCGGAGCGGGGCCTCCCCATGAAGCTTGTGCGGGCCGAGTACCTCCTCGACCGGAGCAAGGTCATCTTCTACTTCACGGCCGACGGACGGATCGACTTCCGGGAGCTGGTGAAGGACATGGCCCACGAGCTGAGGACACGGATCGAGATGCGGCAGATCGGCGTGCGGGACGAGTCGCGCGTCGTCGGCGGCGTGGGCCCCTGCGGCAAGGAGCTGTGCTGCGCCACCTTCCTCGCCGACTTCGAGCCGATCACGGTGAAGATGGCCAAGGACCAGAAGCTGTCGCTGAACCCGGCGAAGCTCTCCGGGGTCTGCGGCCGGCTGATGTGCTGCCTGATCTACGAGCACACGTCGTACGCCCGGCAGCGGTGCGAGACCTGCGCGGCCCACGGGCCGGAGGTATCCGAGCCCGCGGCGGCGGAGATGGACGAAGGGGAAGAGCTGGCCGCGCTGCTGACCGAGGACGAGGAGGGAACCCCGTGA
- the metG gene encoding methionine--tRNA ligase encodes MRDTYYITTPIYYVNDVPHIGHAYTTVACDAMARWNRMKGKRVYFLTGTDEHGEKVQKTAAQKGVTPRQLADQVVANFQGLTPALEISNTGFIRTTERRHYAAVQELFRKSLANGDIYLGEYEGWYCVPDEAYWTDLQAGDGKCPTCGRPVERRKEPSYFFRLSKYQDRLLRFYEENPRFIRPESRRNEVIAFVAGGLNDLSVSRTSLTWGIPVPDAPGHVIYVWYDALTNYLTGLGYPETTDGVRTFWPADLHMVGKDILRFHAVYWPAFLMSAGIEPPKGVFAHGWWTVEGQKMSKSLGNVVDPYDMVKRYGADAFRYFLLREVSFGLDGDFSEKELIKRANTELADKLGNLLNRTLGMLGKYFQGTVPEAGVQEPEDAALAACGREALAAVDQAMEDVAFHKALAAVIDLVTRANEYVQAMQPWALAKDPEKRGRLGTALYNALEAARVAALLMAPFTPAASQKMWDALVPGGGAVADAKALEAGRWGGLAPGASLPKACIVFPKIETA; translated from the coding sequence GTGAGGGACACGTACTACATCACCACGCCGATCTACTACGTGAACGACGTCCCCCACATCGGGCACGCCTACACGACGGTGGCGTGCGACGCCATGGCGCGATGGAACCGGATGAAGGGGAAGCGTGTGTATTTCCTCACCGGGACGGACGAGCACGGGGAGAAGGTGCAGAAGACCGCCGCGCAGAAGGGCGTGACGCCCCGGCAGCTCGCAGACCAGGTGGTGGCCAACTTCCAGGGGCTCACTCCCGCGCTGGAGATCAGCAACACCGGGTTCATCCGGACCACCGAGCGGCGCCACTACGCCGCCGTCCAGGAGCTGTTCCGCAAGTCGCTCGCCAACGGCGACATCTACCTCGGCGAGTACGAGGGATGGTACTGCGTCCCCGACGAGGCGTACTGGACCGACCTGCAGGCCGGGGACGGCAAATGCCCGACGTGCGGCCGCCCCGTGGAGCGGCGCAAGGAGCCCTCGTACTTCTTCCGGCTGTCGAAGTACCAGGACCGCCTGCTCAGGTTCTACGAAGAGAACCCCCGCTTCATCCGGCCCGAGAGCCGGCGCAACGAGGTGATCGCGTTCGTCGCGGGCGGCCTGAACGACCTCTCCGTTTCCCGGACGTCGCTCACCTGGGGGATCCCCGTGCCCGACGCGCCGGGGCACGTCATCTACGTCTGGTACGACGCCCTGACGAACTACCTGACCGGGCTGGGGTACCCGGAGACGACGGACGGCGTCCGGACGTTCTGGCCCGCGGACCTCCACATGGTGGGCAAGGACATCCTCCGGTTCCACGCCGTCTACTGGCCCGCGTTCCTGATGTCCGCAGGGATCGAGCCGCCGAAGGGGGTCTTCGCCCACGGCTGGTGGACCGTCGAGGGGCAGAAGATGAGCAAGTCGCTGGGCAACGTCGTCGATCCGTACGACATGGTGAAGCGGTACGGCGCGGACGCGTTCCGCTACTTCCTGCTGCGCGAGGTGTCCTTCGGGCTCGACGGCGACTTCTCCGAGAAGGAGCTGATCAAGCGCGCCAACACGGAGCTGGCCGACAAGCTTGGGAACCTGCTGAACCGCACGCTCGGGATGCTCGGGAAATATTTCCAGGGGACCGTGCCCGAGGCCGGCGTCCAAGAGCCGGAGGACGCCGCGCTGGCGGCGTGCGGGCGGGAGGCGCTGGCGGCCGTGGACCAGGCGATGGAGGACGTCGCCTTCCACAAGGCGCTCGCGGCGGTCATCGACCTGGTCACCCGGGCCAACGAGTACGTGCAGGCGATGCAGCCCTGGGCGCTGGCGAAGGATCCGGAAAAGCGCGGGCGGCTGGGGACGGCGCTCTACAACGCCCTCGAGGCGGCCCGCGTGGCGGCGCTGCTGATGGCCCCCTTCACCCCCGCGGCGTCGCAGAAGATGTGGGACGCGCTCGTCCCGGGCGGCGGGGCGGTTGCGGACGCCAAGGCCCTCGAGGCCGGGCGCTGGGGAGGGCTTGCCCCGGGGGCGTCGCTGCCGAAGGCGTGCATCGTCTTCCCGAAGATCGAAACGGCCTGA
- a CDS encoding TatD family hydrolase, giving the protein MFFDTHAHLDLPPLSENEEKVVARAREAGVTRMVTVGIDPESSAKALEIAHRNGGVYASVGLHPHDASSLSDKVLSQLDALSRCDKVVAIGETGLDFFRDRSPRDAQRAAFREQIRLARRRNLPVIVHDRDAHGEILSILSEENAAEVGGIIHCFSGDFEMAKRAVAMNFHISIPGAITYPKSEAQAEAVRRLPAERLLIETDCPYLAPVPHRGKTNEPAFVPLMAAKIAELKGLSVEDVARITTLNAVRLFRIPASEEVRVVYKIRDSLYLNLTNRCTNACVFCAKRRDFHVKGHLLRLPGEPSVADVLALVGDPKRHDEVVFCGFGEPLLRLEDVKEIARALKERGGRVRVNTDGLASLVHGRNVLPELSGLVDALSVSLNAPDAEAYARICPNRFGPSSFSALLEFLREAPKHVPSVAATAVALPGLDTEAVRRLAESIPGVVFRLRSYNEVG; this is encoded by the coding sequence ATGTTCTTCGACACGCACGCGCACCTCGACCTCCCGCCGCTTTCGGAGAACGAGGAGAAGGTCGTGGCCCGCGCCCGGGAGGCCGGCGTCACGCGGATGGTGACCGTCGGCATCGACCCGGAAAGCAGCGCGAAGGCGCTGGAGATCGCCCACCGCAACGGCGGCGTGTACGCCTCCGTCGGGCTGCACCCGCACGACGCCTCCTCCCTCTCCGACAAGGTCCTTTCGCAGCTCGACGCGCTGTCGCGCTGCGACAAGGTCGTGGCGATCGGGGAGACGGGGCTCGATTTCTTCCGGGACCGCTCGCCCCGCGACGCGCAGCGCGCCGCCTTCCGGGAGCAGATCCGGCTGGCGCGCCGGCGCAACCTACCCGTGATCGTCCACGACCGGGACGCCCACGGGGAGATCCTCTCGATCCTGTCGGAGGAGAACGCCGCCGAGGTGGGCGGCATCATCCACTGCTTCTCCGGGGACTTCGAGATGGCGAAGCGCGCGGTGGCGATGAACTTCCACATTTCGATTCCGGGCGCCATCACCTACCCGAAATCGGAAGCGCAGGCGGAGGCGGTGCGGCGGCTCCCCGCGGAGCGGCTACTGATCGAGACCGACTGCCCGTACCTCGCCCCGGTTCCGCACCGGGGGAAGACGAACGAGCCGGCGTTCGTCCCGCTGATGGCGGCGAAGATCGCGGAGCTCAAAGGGCTCTCCGTCGAGGACGTGGCGCGGATCACCACCCTCAACGCCGTGCGGCTGTTCCGCATCCCGGCAAGCGAGGAGGTGCGGGTGGTCTACAAGATCCGCGACTCGCTCTACCTGAACCTGACGAACCGGTGCACGAACGCCTGCGTCTTCTGCGCGAAGCGGCGCGACTTCCACGTGAAGGGGCACCTGCTGCGCCTTCCCGGAGAGCCCTCCGTCGCCGACGTCCTCGCGCTGGTCGGCGACCCGAAGCGGCACGACGAGGTCGTCTTCTGCGGCTTCGGCGAGCCGCTCCTGCGGCTCGAGGACGTCAAGGAGATCGCACGGGCGCTGAAGGAGCGCGGGGGGAGGGTGCGGGTGAACACGGACGGTCTGGCCAGCCTGGTCCACGGGCGGAACGTCCTCCCGGAGCTGTCCGGGCTGGTGGACGCGCTCTCGGTGTCGCTCAACGCCCCCGACGCCGAGGCCTACGCGCGGATCTGCCCCAACCGGTTCGGGCCCTCGTCGTTCTCCGCCCTGCTCGAATTCCTGCGGGAGGCGCCGAAGCACGTGCCGTCGGTCGCCGCCACTGCGGTGGCCCTCCCCGGGCTCGACACGGAGGCCGTCCGGCGGCTGGCGGAGTCGATCCCGGGAGTCGTGTTCCGGCTGCGGTCCTACAACGAGGTCGGGTAA
- a CDS encoding TIGR00300 family protein, whose product MAAASKVFELRGHIIDSLTFPKVLDEILDHGAEYETEEISIGKTRRDTSYARIRVTAPSEEILDRVLSRVRQLGAEALEERDAELAPAPMDGVFPEGFYATTNLPTRVRHEGLWREVEHLCMDSAIRVTGGGEPPRCVKMYDVRAGDLIVTGYEGVRVEPQRKDPLRRGLFEFMSSTVSPEKSKERIVREIAREIREAKRSGKGKILWVLGPAVVHTGARESFCRIIDAGYVDAVFSGNGLAAHDIEASLYGTSLGVSLSAGKVVPRGHEHHLRAINAVRALGGIGRAVETGLVKDGIMYRLTRNGIPFVLSGSVRDDGPLPEVVTDTVEAQKRMRAIAREVSVAVMVATMLHSIAAGNMLPATVRTFCVDISTEMVTKLADRGTHQSLGLVTDAEPFLRELAAALAE is encoded by the coding sequence ATGGCCGCGGCATCGAAGGTCTTCGAACTGCGCGGGCACATCATCGATTCCCTCACCTTCCCCAAGGTCCTGGACGAGATCCTCGACCACGGCGCCGAGTACGAGACCGAGGAGATCTCCATCGGGAAGACGCGCCGGGACACGAGCTACGCCCGGATCCGCGTGACGGCCCCGTCGGAGGAGATCCTCGACCGGGTGCTCTCCCGCGTACGACAACTCGGGGCGGAGGCGCTGGAGGAGCGGGACGCGGAGCTCGCCCCCGCGCCGATGGACGGCGTCTTTCCAGAGGGATTCTACGCCACCACGAACCTGCCGACCCGGGTGCGGCACGAGGGGCTGTGGCGCGAGGTCGAGCACCTTTGCATGGACAGCGCCATCCGGGTGACGGGCGGCGGGGAGCCGCCCCGCTGCGTGAAGATGTACGACGTGCGCGCCGGCGACTTGATCGTCACGGGATACGAGGGAGTCCGCGTGGAGCCGCAGCGCAAGGACCCGCTGCGGCGCGGCCTCTTCGAGTTCATGTCCAGCACCGTCTCCCCCGAAAAGTCGAAGGAGCGGATCGTCCGCGAGATCGCCCGGGAGATCCGGGAGGCGAAGCGGTCGGGGAAAGGGAAGATCCTCTGGGTGCTGGGCCCCGCCGTCGTGCACACCGGCGCGCGGGAAAGCTTCTGCCGCATCATCGATGCGGGGTACGTCGACGCGGTCTTCTCGGGCAACGGGCTGGCGGCCCACGACATCGAGGCGTCGCTGTACGGCACCTCGCTCGGCGTCTCCCTCTCCGCCGGGAAGGTCGTCCCCCGCGGCCATGAACACCACCTCCGGGCGATCAACGCCGTCCGTGCGCTGGGGGGGATCGGCCGCGCCGTCGAGACGGGGCTGGTCAAAGACGGGATCATGTACCGGCTGACGCGGAACGGCATCCCCTTTGTGCTGTCGGGATCGGTCCGGGACGACGGCCCGCTGCCGGAGGTCGTCACCGACACGGTGGAGGCGCAGAAGCGGATGCGGGCGATCGCCCGGGAAGTCTCCGTGGCCGTGATGGTGGCCACCATGCTTCATTCGATCGCGGCGGGCAACATGCTGCCCGCGACGGTCCGGACCTTCTGCGTGGACATCAGCACGGAGATGGTGACCAAGCTCGCCGACCGCGGGACGCACCAGTCGTTGGGGCTGGTCACCGACGCCGAGCCGTTCCTCCGGGAGCTGGCGGCTGCCCTCGCGGAATGA
- a CDS encoding arginine deiminase-related protein has product MTRRVLMCPPAYFGVEYEINPWMSRSRQVDNRRAARQWEELHDLLRGRLGLSISLLPPRKGLPDLVFTANAGLVHGDVFLASNFRHPERQGEEPVFRRWFEKEGFRTRTLPADMHFEGEGDFLKVGDRMFAGYRIRSDIRSHEWISKALELPVLSLELTDERFYHLDTCFCPVGSDAAAYFPAAFDSYGRKVIESGITDRIEVPPEEALRFACNAVIAGRKAVLPAGSGTLKGRLEGMGYEVWETDLSEFLKAGGAAKCLVLYLD; this is encoded by the coding sequence ATGACGCGCCGCGTCCTGATGTGCCCGCCGGCGTACTTCGGGGTGGAGTACGAGATCAATCCCTGGATGTCGCGCAGCCGGCAGGTCGACAACCGCAGGGCGGCGCGGCAGTGGGAGGAGCTGCACGACCTGCTGCGCGGCCGGCTCGGTCTCTCGATCTCCCTGCTCCCGCCGCGGAAAGGGCTGCCCGACCTCGTTTTCACGGCAAACGCCGGGCTCGTCCACGGCGACGTCTTCCTCGCGAGCAACTTCCGGCACCCGGAGCGGCAGGGGGAGGAGCCCGTCTTCCGGCGCTGGTTCGAAAAAGAAGGTTTCCGGACCCGTACCCTTCCCGCCGACATGCACTTCGAGGGCGAAGGGGACTTCCTGAAGGTCGGCGACCGGATGTTCGCGGGCTACCGGATCCGCTCGGACATCCGCTCCCACGAGTGGATCTCGAAGGCGCTGGAGCTGCCGGTCCTGTCGCTGGAGCTGACGGACGAGCGCTTCTACCACCTGGACACCTGCTTCTGCCCGGTGGGAAGCGACGCCGCCGCGTACTTCCCCGCCGCCTTCGATTCGTACGGGCGGAAGGTGATCGAATCGGGAATCACCGACCGGATCGAGGTCCCCCCCGAGGAGGCGCTGCGGTTCGCTTGCAACGCGGTGATCGCAGGGCGGAAGGCGGTGCTTCCCGCGGGGTCCGGTACGCTGAAGGGACGGCTGGAAGGAATGGGATACGAAGTGTGGGAGACGGATCTGTCGGAGTTCCTGAAGGCGGGCGGAGCAGCAAAGTGCCTCGTGTTGTATCTCGACTGA